In one window of Bizionia sp. M204 DNA:
- the gldD gene encoding gliding motility lipoprotein GldD has translation MKFKSVIIIILAITISACGNDTLPKPAAHLRLEYPKADYKRLEAGFPFTFEKNELAAEIKARTIGNDSGSYGIDLMYPALKGTIYLTYKPINNNKERLLTLLKDAQGFTQEHTVKADEIAEQLYENKERKVYGMFYEVGGNAASQSQFYVTDSTSHFLTGSLYFYAKPNFDSILPAAKYLQKDIQHIMETVTWK, from the coding sequence ATGAAGTTTAAAAGTGTTATAATCATAATTCTAGCAATAACTATAAGCGCATGTGGTAATGATACCTTGCCAAAGCCTGCAGCACATTTACGATTGGAATATCCTAAAGCTGACTATAAAAGGTTAGAAGCCGGTTTTCCGTTTACTTTTGAAAAAAATGAATTAGCCGCGGAAATTAAGGCAAGAACTATTGGAAATGATTCTGGTAGCTATGGAATAGATTTAATGTATCCTGCATTAAAGGGCACCATTTATTTAACCTATAAACCAATTAACAATAATAAAGAACGGTTATTAACCTTGCTTAAAGATGCGCAAGGATTTACACAAGAGCATACCGTAAAGGCAGATGAGATTGCGGAGCAACTTTACGAGAATAAAGAGCGAAAGGTTTACGGCATGTTTTATGAAGTTGGCGGTAATGCAGCATCACAATCCCAGTTTTATGTAACGGACAGTACCAGTCATTTTTTAACAGGATCCTTATATTTTTATGCAAAACCTAATTTCGATTCTATTTTACCTGCAGCAAAATATTTGCAAAAGGATATCCAACATATTATGGAAACCGTAACCTGGAAATAA
- a CDS encoding type IX secretion system membrane protein PorP/SprF yields MKKLYIIFVFLLSASFMHAQQDPQYTQYMYNMNVINPAYAGSFEGIAIGALYRSQWVGLEGSPNTGTLSISAPVGKRVGLGLSFINDEIGPVRENNVYADFSYTLPLGGDNKLAFGVKAGATFHKVGLVDLDVIDMNDPFLQEDVDGATPNVGAGVYFYKPNKYYVSVSMPNMLNSVHLDATNGVKVGSETQHLFAGAGYVFNLSDNFALKPHGMMKMAFDAPISFDVNANLFMFNIVEIGAGYRLEDSFTGMINFMVSPNLRIGYAYDSVQSDLSYATSSSHEIFINFDFSFTKKVSRSPRYF; encoded by the coding sequence ATGAAAAAACTATATATAATTTTCGTATTCTTATTGTCAGCATCCTTTATGCATGCACAACAAGACCCGCAGTACACGCAGTATATGTATAATATGAACGTGATAAACCCAGCTTATGCCGGTTCCTTTGAAGGAATTGCTATTGGTGCTCTTTACAGAAGCCAATGGGTTGGGTTAGAAGGTTCGCCTAATACTGGAACACTCTCTATTAGTGCGCCAGTTGGAAAGCGCGTAGGTCTCGGTTTATCCTTTATTAATGATGAAATTGGACCAGTTAGAGAAAATAACGTCTATGCTGATTTCTCATATACCTTACCATTAGGAGGTGATAACAAATTAGCCTTTGGTGTTAAAGCAGGTGCAACCTTTCACAAAGTTGGATTGGTGGATTTGGACGTCATAGATATGAATGATCCCTTCCTTCAAGAAGATGTGGATGGCGCCACACCAAACGTGGGTGCCGGTGTTTATTTCTACAAACCAAACAAATATTATGTGTCGGTTTCTATGCCAAATATGCTTAACTCCGTGCATTTAGATGCTACAAACGGTGTTAAAGTTGGATCTGAAACACAACACTTATTTGCTGGAGCAGGGTATGTATTTAATTTATCTGATAATTTCGCATTAAAACCTCACGGTATGATGAAAATGGCGTTTGATGCGCCTATCAGTTTTGATGTAAATGCAAACCTTTTCATGTTTAATATTGTGGAAATTGGAGCAGGATATCGTTTAGAGGATTCTTTTACGGGAATGATTAACTTTATGGTATCTCCTAATTTAAGAATTGGTTATGCTTATGATAGTGTGCAATCAGATTTAAGTTATGCAACATCATCATCACATGAGATATTTATTAACTTCGATTTCAGTTTCACCAAAAAAGTATCGCGTTCACCACGTTATTTCTAA
- a CDS encoding single-stranded DNA-binding protein: MSGTLNKVMLIGHLGDEVKMHYFEGGGCIGRFPLATNETYTSKQTNERVTNTEWHNIVVRNKAAEVCEKYLSKGDKVYIEGRIKTRKWQDDTGNDRYSTEIQCTDFTFLTTKGESGSSPSSQPQQQQTQSAQPRQEPITPKPEVDMPEDDLPF, translated from the coding sequence ATGTCAGGAACATTAAATAAAGTTATGCTAATTGGGCATTTGGGAGATGAAGTAAAGATGCATTACTTTGAAGGTGGTGGCTGTATTGGCCGTTTTCCGTTGGCTACAAACGAGACGTATACCAGTAAACAAACCAATGAACGTGTAACAAACACCGAATGGCACAATATTGTAGTTAGAAATAAAGCCGCTGAAGTTTGCGAAAAATATTTAAGCAAAGGCGATAAAGTATATATTGAAGGTCGTATAAAAACAAGAAAATGGCAAGATGATACAGGAAATGATCGGTACTCTACTGAAATACAATGTACAGATTTTACGTTTTTAACAACCAAAGGCGAAAGTGGAAGTTCGCCATCCAGTCAGCCACAACAACAACAAACACAAAGTGCACAACCACGTCAAGAGCCTATTACTCCCAAGCCGGAAGTAGATATGCCGGAAGACGATTTGCCATTTTAA
- a CDS encoding OmpA family protein encodes MKNIKIFIALIVMSSLSATAQNKATESADKHFAKFEFVQAIAGYNKLVENGEGDTYVYSQLGEANYNIFNTVEAERWYAKALESSDNAEMVYKYAQMLKANEKYQEANAQMARFAQLKPRDDRAKAFKANPDYLPLILEKAKEYTIQNLEINTENSDFGGAVYNSQLYFTTARNNARRNYGWNDQPFLDVYVSNILTDGTYQEADPVKGDINTKYHEGTVTFSPDGNTMYFARESFFEGEYEKDSISNTKFSVLHIYKANRDGDKWRNVESLSLNNSSYNVNSPALSADGKTLYFQSDMPGGLGLFDLYKAPVNEDGTVGEPVNLGDKVNTEGNEKFPFSSSNGTLYFSSDGHLGLGGLDVFYMSEAGEAVNVGVPVNSNVDDFAFTVNEETGEGFVSSNRSGGKGGDDIYAIKRLVPCNVNVITTVVDNDTSNPLAGVSVKIRDAAGRVVSTQTSDANGKVEYTVSCDKTLEIAGVLEGYESNTISFAGSKDKEALLLLNLNPIDKIIVLDRVVLNPILFDFDKSNITQQGAFELDKLVSVMKKYPNMIILAESHTDNRGPASYNERLSDRRAKSTVQYVISKGIDASRISGVGKGENEPKVDCKSNCTEAEHQTNRRSEFIIVSGNPSEE; translated from the coding sequence ATGAAAAACATTAAAATATTTATAGCACTTATAGTCATGAGTAGTTTAAGTGCGACTGCTCAAAATAAAGCTACGGAATCTGCTGATAAGCATTTTGCTAAATTCGAGTTTGTTCAAGCTATTGCAGGTTACAATAAACTGGTTGAAAACGGCGAAGGAGACACCTATGTCTATTCACAATTAGGAGAAGCTAATTATAATATTTTCAATACAGTTGAAGCGGAACGCTGGTATGCCAAAGCTTTAGAATCATCAGATAATGCTGAAATGGTTTACAAATACGCTCAAATGCTTAAAGCAAATGAAAAGTACCAAGAAGCCAATGCACAAATGGCGCGTTTTGCTCAATTAAAACCAAGAGATGACCGTGCAAAAGCGTTTAAAGCAAATCCTGATTATTTACCATTAATATTGGAAAAAGCAAAAGAGTATACTATTCAAAATTTAGAAATTAATACTGAAAATTCAGATTTTGGAGGCGCAGTTTATAATAGTCAATTGTATTTTACAACAGCTAGAAATAATGCTAGACGTAACTACGGATGGAATGACCAACCATTTTTAGATGTTTACGTTTCAAATATTCTTACAGATGGTACATATCAAGAAGCTGACCCCGTAAAAGGAGATATTAATACAAAATACCATGAAGGGACTGTAACATTTAGTCCGGATGGAAATACCATGTATTTTGCGCGTGAGAGTTTCTTTGAAGGCGAATATGAAAAAGATTCAATCTCTAATACAAAATTCAGTGTTCTACATATATACAAAGCAAATAGAGATGGTGATAAATGGCGAAATGTTGAGTCGCTTTCTTTAAATAATTCTAGCTACAATGTAAATAGTCCTGCTTTAAGTGCAGATGGCAAAACGTTATATTTCCAATCAGATATGCCAGGAGGTCTTGGATTATTTGACCTGTACAAAGCACCAGTAAATGAAGACGGTACAGTTGGAGAACCAGTAAATTTAGGAGACAAAGTAAATACAGAAGGAAACGAAAAATTCCCATTTTCAAGTTCTAACGGAACATTATACTTCTCTTCAGATGGTCACTTAGGACTAGGTGGTTTAGACGTATTTTATATGTCAGAAGCGGGTGAAGCTGTAAACGTAGGTGTTCCCGTAAACAGTAATGTAGATGACTTTGCGTTCACTGTAAACGAGGAAACAGGAGAAGGCTTTGTGTCTTCTAATCGTTCTGGAGGAAAAGGTGGCGATGATATATATGCAATAAAACGCCTAGTACCATGTAATGTAAATGTAATTACAACCGTAGTAGATAATGATACTAGTAATCCTTTAGCGGGCGTTTCTGTTAAAATTAGAGATGCTGCAGGACGTGTGGTTTCAACGCAAACATCAGATGCTAATGGTAAAGTAGAATACACTGTTTCTTGCGATAAAACTTTGGAAATTGCCGGTGTATTAGAAGGCTATGAAAGTAATACAATTAGCTTTGCAGGGAGTAAGGATAAGGAAGCGTTATTGCTCCTTAATTTAAATCCTATTGATAAAATTATTGTGCTAGATCGTGTTGTATTGAATCCAATATTATTCGATTTTGATAAATCTAATATTACACAACAAGGGGCATTTGAATTGGATAAATTAGTATCTGTTATGAAGAAATATCCAAATATGATTATTTTGGCAGAATCTCACACAGATAATAGAGGTCCAGCTTCATACAATGAAAGATTATCAGACAGACGTGCTAAATCTACCGTCCAATATGTAATCTCTAAAGGTATAGATGCTTCCAGAATTTCTGGAGTAGGAAAAGGTGAAAATGAGCCTAAAGTAGATTGTAAATCTAATTGTACAGAAGCAGAACATCAAACAAATAGACGTTCAGAGTTTATTATAGTAAGTGGAAATCCTTCTGAAGAATAA
- a CDS encoding gliding motility-associated protein GldE — protein MDLEPPSFLSLIISVDYSIFLGIALLFVLLLCSALISGAEVALFSLTRTDIEDESQTNTTAVNIIVKLLERPKKLLATILVANNFINIGIVILFAYLGQFIFKSIQIPIVKFLVEVVVITFLILLFGEILPKIYASRNRMKFAIFMAYPLRVLDVIFSPLSLPMRSITLGIHSKLGKQKSNLSVDQLSQALDLTSEADTTKEEHKILKGIVSFGNTDTKQVMRPRIDIFALNVNQKYLEIIPEIVSNGYSRIPVFEENIDKIKGILYVKDLLPFLDRKQFDWTSLLREPFFVPENKKLDDLMVEFQEKKVHLAVVVDEYGGTSGLISLEDIIEEIVGDISDEFDDEDLIYSKLDNNNYVFEGKTALKDFYKIVKVEDNSLFEDEKGEAETLAGFILEFSKSFPKQGSKIYFGNYVFIIEALDKKRITRVKVTIP, from the coding sequence TTGGACCTAGAACCTCCCAGTTTTTTATCGTTAATTATCTCCGTTGATTATTCCATATTTTTAGGAATAGCACTCCTATTTGTGTTATTGCTTTGTTCCGCCTTAATTTCAGGAGCAGAAGTAGCATTGTTTTCATTAACCAGAACCGATATTGAAGACGAATCGCAAACAAACACAACAGCTGTCAATATTATTGTTAAGCTATTGGAGCGTCCTAAAAAACTGTTGGCAACTATTTTGGTGGCCAACAACTTCATTAATATTGGTATAGTAATTCTCTTTGCCTATTTGGGGCAATTTATCTTTAAAAGCATTCAAATACCGATTGTAAAGTTTTTGGTAGAAGTGGTTGTTATCACTTTTTTAATTTTACTATTTGGTGAAATTTTACCGAAAATTTACGCAAGTAGAAACCGAATGAAATTCGCCATTTTTATGGCTTATCCATTACGAGTTTTAGATGTAATTTTTTCACCATTGAGCTTGCCAATGCGCAGTATCACGTTAGGAATTCACAGTAAATTAGGTAAGCAGAAATCTAATTTAAGTGTAGATCAACTATCGCAAGCCTTGGATTTAACAAGCGAGGCAGATACCACCAAAGAAGAACACAAAATTTTAAAAGGTATTGTATCCTTCGGGAATACAGATACCAAGCAGGTTATGAGACCACGTATTGATATTTTTGCATTAAATGTCAACCAGAAATATTTAGAAATTATTCCAGAAATTGTGAGTAATGGTTATTCCCGAATCCCTGTTTTTGAGGAAAATATTGATAAAATAAAAGGGATTCTCTATGTAAAAGATTTATTACCATTTTTAGACCGAAAGCAATTTGATTGGACCAGCTTGTTACGGGAGCCATTTTTTGTTCCAGAAAATAAAAAGTTGGACGATTTAATGGTGGAATTTCAAGAAAAGAAAGTGCACTTGGCTGTTGTAGTTGATGAATATGGTGGCACCTCGGGATTAATTTCTTTAGAAGATATTATTGAGGAAATTGTGGGTGATATTAGCGATGAGTTTGATGATGAAGACTTAATTTACTCCAAACTAGATAATAATAATTATGTTTTTGAAGGTAAAACAGCTTTAAAGGATTTTTATAAAATTGTAAAAGTTGAAGATAACAGCTTATTTGAAGACGAAAAAGGGGAAGCGGAAACCTTGGCTGGCTTTATTTTAGAATTCTCAAAAAGTTTTCCCAAACAGGGCAGTAAAATATATTTCGGAAATTACGTTTTTATAATAGAAGCTTTAGATAAAAAACGGATTACTCGTGTAAAGGTAACTATTCCTTAA
- a CDS encoding HU family DNA-binding protein, whose product MTKADLVAKISEKLGIEKGDVQATVETFMEEVKTSLESGDNVYLRGFGSFIIKTRAEKTGRNISKNTTIKIPAHNIPAFKPAKVFVEGVKTNVDVK is encoded by the coding sequence ATGACAAAAGCTGATTTAGTAGCAAAAATTTCTGAAAAATTAGGAATTGAAAAAGGCGATGTACAGGCAACTGTTGAAACATTTATGGAGGAAGTGAAAACTTCATTAGAGAGTGGAGATAACGTTTATTTAAGAGGATTTGGTAGCTTTATTATTAAAACTAGAGCTGAAAAAACTGGAAGAAATATATCTAAAAATACAACTATCAAAATACCTGCTCATAATATTCCTGCATTTAAACCTGCAAAAGTATTTGTAGAAGGTGTTAAAACGAATGTTGACGTCAAGTAA
- the mutY gene encoding A/G-specific adenine glycosylase, which yields MHFTKTLTNWYSINKRDLPWRNTKNPYYIWLSEIILQQTQIKQGLPYYEAFVSQYPTVFNLANAHEEAVLKLWQGLGYYSRARNLHATAKYVAYELHGNFPNTYKDLLKLKGVGDYTASAIASFCFNEVAAVVDGNVYRVLARFYGIHTPINSTQGNKVFKALAMDLIDAKNPANFNQAIMEFGAIQCKPSSPDCSVCPLRESCVAFRENEVNVLPVKIKNNKPKNKFFNFLVYVTDGGYTILEKRKGKGIWQNLYQFPLLESKHSLDEADFLQQLNPDDSVVKVTLYNPVDIIHKLSHQHLHTKFWIIQTTNLPKIGIPISEIENYAVPILIKNFIDVFNFQSEI from the coding sequence ATGCATTTTACAAAAACTTTAACAAATTGGTATTCAATAAATAAGCGTGATTTGCCGTGGCGAAATACCAAGAACCCATACTATATATGGTTATCCGAAATTATTTTGCAACAAACCCAAATCAAGCAAGGTCTGCCTTATTACGAAGCCTTTGTGTCGCAATATCCTACAGTTTTCAATCTTGCAAATGCTCATGAAGAGGCTGTTTTAAAACTTTGGCAAGGATTGGGTTACTATTCACGAGCTAGAAATTTACATGCTACAGCCAAGTATGTGGCTTATGAGTTACATGGAAATTTCCCTAATACCTATAAGGATTTACTAAAACTAAAAGGAGTTGGCGATTATACAGCCAGTGCCATTGCCTCCTTTTGTTTTAATGAGGTGGCTGCTGTTGTAGACGGTAATGTATATCGTGTGCTTGCCAGATTTTATGGAATACATACTCCTATTAATAGTACGCAAGGTAACAAGGTGTTTAAAGCCTTGGCAATGGATCTTATTGATGCTAAAAACCCAGCCAATTTTAATCAAGCCATCATGGAATTTGGCGCCATACAATGCAAACCTAGTAGTCCGGACTGTTCGGTTTGTCCTTTAAGAGAAAGTTGTGTGGCGTTTAGGGAAAACGAGGTAAACGTCCTGCCTGTTAAAATTAAAAACAACAAACCTAAAAACAAGTTCTTTAATTTTTTGGTTTATGTAACGGATGGTGGGTATACGATACTAGAAAAGCGAAAAGGAAAAGGCATCTGGCAAAATCTCTATCAATTTCCGCTATTAGAATCTAAACATAGTTTAGATGAAGCCGATTTTTTACAGCAATTAAATCCGGATGATTCGGTTGTGAAAGTAACCTTATATAATCCGGTTGATATTATTCATAAATTGTCACATCAGCATTTACATACCAAGTTTTGGATTATACAAACTACCAATTTGCCAAAAATAGGTATTCCCATTTCAGAAATTGAAAACTATGCCGTTCCTATTTTGATTAAAAACTTTATTGATGTTTTCAATTTTCAATCTGAAATTTAG
- a CDS encoding ribonuclease E/G produces the protein MDKELIIRSGSDAVDFALLKDGRLVELQKDEGGNNFSVGDVFIAKIRKAVPGLNAAFVNVGYEKDAFLHYHDLGPKLPSLLKFTKRVSTGKLKDYSLKNFPFEKDIDKDGKITDVLKSNQSTLVQIVKEPISTKGPRISSELSIAGRYIVLVPFSDRISISQKIEDKEEKDRLKRLVKSITPQGFGVIVRTVAEGKKVAELDKDLQNLLGRWTAMCKKLDKAHHPSKVLGELNKASSILRDIFNDTFTNIHVDDEELYIQIKDYVQEIAPKKESIVKLYQSNVPIFEKFGVERQIKTSFGKTVSMSKGAYLVIEHTEALHVIDVNSGNRSNKAKNQEDTALEVNMISATEIARQLRLRDMGGIIVIDFIDMTKAENRKTLYNHLRDEMKDDRAKHKILPPSKFGLVQITRQRVRPEMNIKTREENPDSFNGADVEAPIGIVSKITHDLEQLLKKDYTKVTLNTHPFIAAFLTKGIPSIRSKWFFEHKKWVKILPRDAYTYLEYHFFDKDGKQIK, from the coding sequence ATGGATAAAGAATTAATTATTCGGTCTGGTTCAGACGCTGTTGATTTTGCCTTATTAAAAGATGGAAGACTAGTTGAATTACAGAAAGATGAAGGCGGTAATAACTTTTCCGTTGGCGATGTGTTTATTGCCAAAATACGAAAAGCTGTTCCGGGTTTAAATGCTGCGTTTGTAAATGTAGGCTACGAAAAAGATGCCTTTTTACATTATCATGATTTAGGACCCAAACTCCCTTCCCTTTTAAAATTCACAAAACGTGTAAGCACAGGTAAACTAAAAGACTATTCTTTAAAGAATTTCCCATTTGAAAAAGATATTGATAAAGACGGCAAAATTACGGACGTTTTAAAATCAAATCAATCTACATTAGTACAAATAGTAAAAGAGCCAATTTCCACTAAAGGACCACGGATTAGTTCCGAGTTATCCATAGCTGGCAGATACATTGTTTTGGTGCCTTTTTCTGATCGTATTTCTATTTCACAAAAGATAGAGGACAAAGAAGAAAAAGACCGCTTAAAACGCCTTGTAAAGAGTATTACTCCCCAAGGTTTTGGCGTTATTGTTCGTACAGTAGCAGAAGGCAAAAAAGTAGCAGAGCTAGATAAAGATTTACAAAATTTGCTTGGTCGTTGGACCGCAATGTGTAAAAAACTAGACAAAGCACACCACCCAAGTAAGGTACTTGGCGAATTGAATAAAGCTTCATCAATATTACGTGATATTTTTAACGATACGTTTACCAATATCCATGTAGATGATGAAGAACTTTACATTCAAATTAAAGATTATGTGCAAGAAATTGCACCAAAAAAAGAATCAATTGTGAAATTATATCAATCCAATGTTCCCATTTTTGAGAAATTTGGTGTAGAAAGACAGATTAAAACATCCTTCGGGAAAACTGTTTCTATGTCCAAAGGCGCTTATTTGGTAATAGAACACACTGAAGCTTTACACGTTATTGATGTAAACAGTGGTAATCGTTCCAATAAAGCTAAAAATCAAGAGGATACAGCCTTGGAAGTTAATATGATATCTGCAACCGAAATTGCTAGACAACTTCGTTTACGTGATATGGGAGGCATTATCGTTATTGACTTCATTGATATGACGAAAGCAGAAAACAGAAAAACGCTTTACAATCATCTTCGTGATGAAATGAAAGATGACAGAGCGAAACACAAAATACTACCACCAAGTAAATTTGGTTTAGTACAAATTACAAGACAACGCGTACGTCCAGAAATGAACATTAAAACGCGAGAGGAAAATCCGGATTCCTTTAATGGAGCCGATGTTGAAGCACCAATAGGTATTGTGTCGAAAATTACTCACGATCTTGAACAATTATTAAAAAAAGACTATACAAAGGTGACCTTAAACACACATCCTTTTATAGCAGCCTTTTTAACCAAAGGTATTCCATCAATACGTTCAAAATGGTTTTTTGAACATAAAAAATGGGTCAAAATATTACCAAGAGATGCTTACACATACTTAGAGTACCACTTTTTTGATAAAGATGGTAAACAAATTAAATAA
- a CDS encoding heavy-metal-associated domain-containing protein has translation MKTLKNIVTLVVLALVFASCKNETAPEVVTVETETTEVAVAELDPNATYAKAEFTIEGMTCAMGCAKTIEKKMAKMDGVKSAKVDFDTRLAMVEYDEAKVNAMSLEEVVKKAGDVYSVKDMKTVDSFDSEATPDAADKKACDKDCKKACCADKTEAEKTACAEDCKMACCADKAKA, from the coding sequence GACACTTGTTGTACTAGCTTTAGTATTTGCAAGTTGTAAAAATGAAACAGCACCAGAAGTGGTAACGGTTGAAACAGAAACTACCGAAGTAGCTGTGGCCGAATTAGATCCAAATGCGACATACGCAAAAGCAGAATTTACTATAGAAGGGATGACGTGTGCTATGGGTTGTGCAAAAACGATTGAAAAGAAAATGGCTAAAATGGACGGTGTAAAATCGGCTAAAGTTGATTTTGATACACGTTTAGCAATGGTAGAATACGATGAGGCTAAAGTTAATGCTATGTCTTTAGAAGAAGTTGTAAAGAAAGCTGGTGATGTATATTCTGTAAAAGATATGAAAACTGTTGATAGTTTTGATTCTGAAGCTACACCAGATGCTGCTGACAAAAAAGCTTGCGATAAAGATTGTAAAAAAGCATGTTGTGCAGATAAAACAGAAGCCGAAAAAACAGCTTGTGCTGAAGACTGTAAAATGGCATGTTGTGCAGATAAAGCGAAGGCTTAA